In Strigops habroptila isolate Jane chromosome 4, bStrHab1.2.pri, whole genome shotgun sequence, a single genomic region encodes these proteins:
- the GLRX5 gene encoding glutaredoxin-related protein 5, mitochondrial — MSGVVRAAWRLGAAAVRGRAGRPLSQTAGEGGGAAEASGGGGGGGGGGSGSREAVERLVREHPVVVFMKGSPEQPLCGFSNAVVQILRLHGVEDYRAHDVLQDPDLRQGIKNYSNWPTIPQVYLNGEFVGGCDILLQMHQNGDLVEELKKLGIRSALLDAEKDQDKK; from the exons ATGAGCGGGGTGGTGCGTGCGGCCTGGCGGCTGGGGGCCGCTGCCGTGCGCGGCCGGGCTGGGCGCCCGCTGAGCCAGACGGCTGGGGAGGGCGGCGGCGCCGCCGAagcgagcggcggcggcggcggcggcggcggcggcggctcaGGGTCGCGGGAGGCGGTAGAGCGGTTGGTGCGGGAGCACCCGGTGGTGGTGTTCATGAAGGGCAGCCCGGAGCAGCCGCTCTGCGGCTTCAGCAACGCCGTCGTGCAGATCCTGCGGCTGCACGGCGTGGAGGACTACCGCGCCCACGACGTCCTACAGGACCCCGACCTCCGGCAAG GAATAAAAAACTATTCCAACTGGCCCACCATCCCACAAGTATACCTCAATGGTGAATTCGTTGGTGGCTGTGACATACTCCTCCAGATGCATCAGAACGGAGATCTCGTAGAAGAGCTGAAGAAGCTAGGAATCCGTTCAGCGCTTCTGGATGCAGAAAAAGACcaagacaaaaagtaa